In a single window of the Dysgonomonas mossii genome:
- a CDS encoding SIS domain-containing protein, with product MKNLIRESSQAILKEVDSFWSNPETIEVIERAAVLLSDSLKKGYKIISCGNGGSLCDATHFAEELTGRYRKNRTSLPAISINDPAYITCVGNDFSFDEIYSRYVEGVGCEGDVLLAISTSGNSSNIVKAVESAHLKKMKVLALTSTGDNRLSALSDIVIAAPKVDFSDRVQEIHIQIIHILIQAIEKQLGFE from the coding sequence ATGAAAAATTTGATAAGAGAAAGCTCGCAAGCAATATTAAAGGAGGTCGATAGTTTTTGGAGCAATCCTGAAACAATAGAAGTCATTGAACGGGCTGCTGTATTACTCTCCGATTCATTGAAGAAGGGGTATAAAATTATTAGCTGTGGCAATGGAGGATCTCTTTGCGATGCTACGCATTTTGCAGAAGAATTGACGGGACGCTATCGTAAAAACAGAACGTCTTTACCAGCCATTTCAATAAATGATCCGGCATACATAACATGTGTTGGAAATGATTTTTCGTTCGACGAAATATATTCCCGCTATGTTGAAGGTGTGGGATGCGAAGGGGATGTATTATTGGCTATCAGTACCAGTGGTAACTCTAGCAATATAGTGAAGGCAGTTGAAAGTGCCCATCTAAAAAAAATGAAAGTTTTAGCACTAACCTCTACCGGCGATAATCGTCTCTCTGCATTGAGTGATATTGTAATTGCTGCACCGAAAGTTGATTTTTCCGACCGGGTGCAAGAGATACATATTCAAATAATACACATTTTGATTCAAGCGATAGAAAAACAACTAGGTTTTGAATAA